GCCGCCGAAAGCTATGTGGCGGCCGCCAGGCTGGGCCTCGGAGTGATCCAGGTGCCGCATTACCATGCCGAAGCCGCGATTGCTGCCGGCGATTTGGTCGAGGTACTGCCGGCCAGCCTGCCGCCACCCCTACCTGTTTCGCTTCTCTATCCCACCAACCGGCAGCTGTCGCCCCGGGTGCGATTGTTCATCGACTGGGCGGCGCAGCAGTTTGCCAGCGGGCAGCGGGCCTGACACTCGCGCCTGATGCACGGGCCGGGCCCTTGCCGGTATGGGGTTCAGAACGTCCGGCCAAGCATCGTGGCCCGTTCCAGCAGGCCGGAGCGACTGCTTTCTGACCCTGTACTGCCATGCAGAAGCTCCAGAGACGCGTCCGCTATACCGCAATAATTGAGGACGCCCTGCACCAGCTGTGTCTGCATGGCGCTGTCATAGCTGCGCTTCGCATATTGCCCGGCATCGGCTGAGGCGAGGCCGATCATCAGGGCCTTGTTATGTGTCAGTTTGCGCGCGCCATAGGCCCAGTCACGGTTCCAGACCCGGTCGATCCAGCCCTTGCTCGTGGCTGGCAGCGACCACCACCAGACCGGAAACACAAAGGCGAGCGCGTCGTTTCTCGTGACGCGCGCCTGTTCGGCCAGAACGGCGGGGCTGTAGATTTTACCGGGCGCATCACGATCAGGCTCGTCTTCTACGCCCAGGCGCGGATCAAAGCCTTCCGCACGCAGATCGGCGATTTCGGCCTGATGCCCAGCCTCTTGCAGTCCGGCGACAAAACGGTCGAGAACCGCGCCGCAGAACGAATTCCGGCGCGGATGATCAAAAACGACCAGGACGTTCAAATCGGGCCTCCATACTTTTGTGATGCGTCATCTGGCACAGCCGGTTCCGGCAGCGCCCGTGACCGCTCAGGGCAGAATCCAGGGCTGCCGCAGGATGCGGAGAGAGACCTGGTCTCCCGGACGCAGATCCGCGGTCAGGTCGGGGGCCTGCCGCACCAGAATTCGGGCACCGGATGCGAGGCAGACCAGGATTTCGACGACTGGTCCCAGGAACACGATGTCGGTAATGGTGCCGGTCAGGGCGGCGGTTCCGGGGTCGCTGCGCAGAACGGTGAAATCTTCGGGCCGGAACAGGGCCGCGCCCTTGCCAGGCTGAAAGCCTGGCGTTCCGGTGGAATCCTCACCCGCCAGGGCGACAGCAGGGTGCGCCTCGCCAAACATCTCTGCCGGCAAGAGGTTCGAATGGCCGACAAAGCCCGCGACAAACGCGCTGCCTGGCTTCTGGTAGATCTCTCCTGGCGTCGCGAACTGTTCGACCGTGCCATTGTGAAAGACCGCGATGCGATCAGAAAGCCGCATCGCCTCTTCCTGATCATGGGTGACGTAAAGGATCGTGGCGCCGGTGCTGTCATGGATCCGTCTGATCTCGCGCTGCAGATCCAGTTTCAGGCTCTGATCCAGCGCGGCCAGCGGTTCATCCATCAGCAGCATCTCCGGCTCGTAGGCCAGGGCGCGCGCCAGGGCGACCCTTTGCTGCTGCCCGCCCGAAAGAGCAGTCGGCCGGCGATCCGCGAATTCCTCAAGCCGCACAAGCGCCAGCATCTCCTCGAGCCGCCGCTTTTGCCGCTGCCGGTCCCATTTGCGCATCTTCATCGGAAAGGCGATGTTTTCTGCGACAGTCAGATGCGGGATCAGCGTGTATCTCTGGAAGACCATGCCGATATTGCGCAGGTTCGGCGCCACTGGCAGCAGCGAGTCACCCGCAAGCCGGATATCCCCGGTGCTGGGTGTTTCAAGCCCTGCGATCATATAGAGCAGCGTCGATTTGCCCGAGCCGGACGGGCCCAGAAAGGTGACGAATTCGCCGCGTCCGATCTCCAGGCTGACATCGCGCACGGCAATGCTTTGGCCAAAAGATTTGCTGAGCGCGTCAATTGAAAGCCAGGCTGTCATCTGCCCCTCCGGGTCAGGATTGCCGCGATCAGCAGCAGGATCAGGGAAAAGGCCAGCACCATCGTCGAGGCCACCGCAATCACCGGCGTCAGGTCCTGGCGCAGCGTGGTCCAGAGCTTGACCGGCAGGGTTTGCAGGTTCGGGCCCGCCATGAAGATCGAGATGACGATCTCGTCCCAGGAAATCAGGAAGGCGAAGATCACCGCTGTGATGATGCTGAGACGAATGGACGGAAAGGTCACATGCAGCCGCGCCCGCCAGCGGCTGGCGCCGCAAAGGACGGCTGCGTCCTCAAGCGAGGGATCAAAGCTGTTCAGCCCGTTCACAAGGATGATCACGGTGAAGGGCAGGGCCACGATGGCATGGGACAGCACGAAGCCAATGAATGTGTCATTCAGCCCGGCCCGCAGCGCGAGAGAATAGATCCCCACGGCCAGAACGACCACCGGCAGCACCATCGGCATCAAAAGCAACATATGCAGCCACCAGGCCCCGCGCAGCCTGCCGCGGCTCATCGCAAGGGCTGCACCCAGACCGAAGACCACCGCGATCACCGCCGCAGCAAGCCCGACCCGCAGGCTGGCACCGAGGGCCGCAAACCAGCCGGGATCGGCGAAAAACGCCTCATACCATTTCAGCGTCCATCCCGGCGGCGGGAAGATCAGCCAGCGGGACGATCCGAAGGACAAAAGCACGATGAAAACGACCGGCAGCAGCAGGAAGGCGGCCACCAGAAGCCCGATCGCAACCAGGACCCAGCGGAGGGCGCCGAGATGGCGGAAATCCAATAACATCAGCGGCCTCCCTTTGCGGAGCGCAGCGGGTCGAACAGGCGCAGTTGCAGGGCATAGGCCGCAAGCGTGATGGCAAAGAGGATAAAGGCTGCCGCCGCGCCGAGGCCCCAGCGAAGCAGGGATTGCACCAGATGCACGATCAGCTCGGCCAGCATCATGGTTGAACTGCCGCCCAGCATCACGGGCGTGATGAAATAGCCCAGCGACATGACAAAGACCATCAGGGCGCCCGCCGCGATCCCCGGCGCGCAGGCCGGCAGGAAGACATGCAAGAAGCACTGCCATCGGTTTGCGCCGCAAAGCGCGGCGGCCCGCAACAGGCCCGGCTCGATCGCGCGCATCGTGCTGAGCAGGGGAAAGATCACGAAAGGCAGCAGGATATAGGTCATGCCGATCACGACCCCGGTCATATTGTTGACAAGGCTCAGCGGCTCCGAGATGAGGCCAAGCCCTTTCAGCATCCGGTTGATCACGCCATTGGACTGCAACAGGATCAGCCAGGCAAAGCTGCGCGTCAGCAGGCTGGTCCACATCGAGATGAAGATCAGCCCCAGAAGCGCCATGCCCCAGAACCGGTTTGAAACCGCAATCAGCCAGGCGACGGGAAAGCCTATCAGCACCGTCACCACGGTCACCACCGATGCGATGGTGAATGTGTTGAGCAAAACCGTGCGATAGGCCCCCGATTGCAGCAATTCGGCATAATTCCCGAGCCCGGCTTCGGGCTCGAGAATGCTTCTGGCCAGCAGCAGCGCGACCGGCAGGATGAAGAAAAACAGAACCAGAAGCAGCGCCGGAACCGCAAGGGTCGCGGTCGCTCCCCCAAGCCTTGCGCGCAGCCCCGCGCCCCGGCCCCGGGAGGCAGGGCCGGACAGTGGCACGGAGCGGGTCTCGTCAGGGCCTGTCTGCATCTGTTTTTCCCCTCATGACGGATCAGCCTGCCTGCCACTCATACCAGCGCGCGCTGATTGCGTCGCGATTTGCGGCCCACCAGGCGATGTCCAGCGGCACATTCTGCGCTGCATGTTCACTGGGCTGATAGGGCAGGATCTCTGCCGCCAGCTCAGGGATCGCGCCGGGATTGGTCGGCCCATAGGCCGAGAGATTGGCCATGCGGGCCTGGCCTTCTGCGCTGCCCGCATAGGCAAGAAAGCGCATCGCCGCCTCTTTGTTCGGCGTGCCTTTGGGCACGACCAGCACATCGGCCGCGACCAGGTTCTGATCCCAGGAGATGCCGATATCCAGCCCATCCTGGATCAACGACCAGAGACGCCCGCTCCAGAGCATCCCGATCTTGGTCTCGCCCGAAGCGACCAGCTGCTGCGATTCCGCGCCGCTGCTGTACCAGACGATCTGGGATTTGATCTCGTCGAGTTTCCTGAACGCGCGGTCCAGATCGAGGGGATAGAGATCCTCGGGCTTTACGCCATCTGCCAGCAGTGGCACCTCCAAGAGGCCCGGCCCGACCCATTTGTAATAGGCGCGTTTGCCCGGGAATTTTTCGAGATCGAAAAGATCCGCCCAGCCTGCGGGCTCGGTATCGAAGCTGTCTTTGACAAAGCCGAGCACATGGGTCGAGACATAGCTGCCGATGGTGTAATCGGTCACAAAGCGCGGGTCATGCGAGTCGCGGTCGATGATCGAGAAATCCAGTTTCTCCAGCAGCCCCGCATTGCCGGCAAAGACGCCGAAGTCATGTTCGACATCAACCACGTCCCAGGTGACATTGCCGGCCTCGACCATCGCCTGCAGCTTGCCGTAATCCGAGGGCCGCCGGGGCCACTTTGATCCCGGTCGCCTCGGTGAAGGGGCCGATCCATGCCTCTTCCTGCGCGGCCTGGGTGGTGCCGCCCCAGCTGATGAAATTGACCACTTTACCATCGGCCAGGGCGCTGCGCGCGCCGATCAGGGCCAGTGCGGTGCCCGAGCCGAGAGCGGCAAGGAGAGAACGTCGGTTTATCATGGGTTTCTGTCCTGTTTTCGGTATGAGGGGAAATCAGCCGAGGATCCGGCGATAGTA
The Gemmobacter sp. 24YEA27 DNA segment above includes these coding regions:
- a CDS encoding NAD(P)H oxidoreductase yields the protein MNVLVVFDHPRRNSFCGAVLDRFVAGLQEAGHQAEIADLRAEGFDPRLGVEDEPDRDAPGKIYSPAVLAEQARVTRNDALAFVFPVWWWSLPATSKGWIDRVWNRDWAYGARKLTHNKALMIGLASADAGQYAKRSYDSAMQTQLVQGVLNYCGIADASLELLHGSTGSESSRSGLLERATMLGRTF
- a CDS encoding ABC transporter permease, with protein sequence MLLDFRHLGALRWVLVAIGLLVAAFLLLPVVFIVLLSFGSSRWLIFPPPGWTLKWYEAFFADPGWFAALGASLRVGLAAAVIAVVFGLGAALAMSRGRLRGAWWLHMLLLMPMVLPVVVLAVGIYSLALRAGLNDTFIGFVLSHAIVALPFTVIILVNGLNSFDPSLEDAAVLCGASRWRARLHVTFPSIRLSIITAVIFAFLISWDEIVISIFMAGPNLQTLPVKLWTTLRQDLTPVIAVASTMVLAFSLILLLIAAILTRRGR
- a CDS encoding ABC transporter permease, with product MQTGPDETRSVPLSGPASRGRGAGLRARLGGATATLAVPALLLVLFFFILPVALLLARSILEPEAGLGNYAELLQSGAYRTVLLNTFTIASVVTVVTVLIGFPVAWLIAVSNRFWGMALLGLIFISMWTSLLTRSFAWLILLQSNGVINRMLKGLGLISEPLSLVNNMTGVVIGMTYILLPFVIFPLLSTMRAIEPGLLRAAALCGANRWQCFLHVFLPACAPGIAAGALMVFVMSLGYFITPVMLGGSSTMMLAELIVHLVQSLLRWGLGAAAAFILFAITLAAYALQLRLFDPLRSAKGGR
- a CDS encoding ABC transporter substrate-binding protein, producing MVEAGNVTWDVVDVEHDFGVFAGNAGLLEKLDFSIIDRDSHDPRFVTDYTIGSYVSTHVLGFVKDSFDTEPAGWADLFDLEKFPGKRAYYKWVGPGLLEVPLLADGVKPEDLYPLDLDRAFRKLDEIKSQIVWYSSGAESQQLVASGETKIGMLWSGRLWSLIQDGLDIGISWDQNLVAADVLVVPKGTPNKEAAMRFLAYAGSAEGQARMANLSAYGPTNPGAIPELAAEILPYQPSEHAAQNVPLDIAWWAANRDAISARWYEWQAG
- a CDS encoding ABC transporter ATP-binding protein, with the protein product MTAWLSIDALSKSFGQSIAVRDVSLEIGRGEFVTFLGPSGSGKSTLLYMIAGLETPSTGDIRLAGDSLLPVAPNLRNIGMVFQRYTLIPHLTVAENIAFPMKMRKWDRQRQKRRLEEMLALVRLEEFADRRPTALSGGQQQRVALARALAYEPEMLLMDEPLAALDQSLKLDLQREIRRIHDSTGATILYVTHDQEEAMRLSDRIAVFHNGTVEQFATPGEIYQKPGSAFVAGFVGHSNLLPAEMFGEAHPAVALAGEDSTGTPGFQPGKGAALFRPEDFTVLRSDPGTAALTGTITDIVFLGPVVEILVCLASGARILVRQAPDLTADLRPGDQVSLRILRQPWILP